From the Nostoc sp. PCC 7107 genome, the window TGCTGGTCTGATAAACCATGCAAACCATAGCCACCATAAAACATGAAAATTTTAAACGAAGATACGCCATGTTCTTCAAACAATAGAGGTATTTCGTCGATATGTTGACTAGCTATTGGTGCAACGTGATAGCTATAATCAACAAAAAAATTCCCTGCGGATAACGCCAATACTTCGGGAAAAAAATCGCGGTAGGAACCACCTTTATTTAGATAATATTGTCCTGTACGAATGTAATTGAGAGTTGTAGTTACTCCCCCCATTGCGGCGGCTTTACTTTCCGTCACTGCATCTTTATCGAGGGGTTGATAAATCCCGATGTGCGTATGAGCATCCACTACCCCAGGAAAGCCTAGTAAGTTTTTGGCATCAAATACTTCTAAGGCTTGGTTTACGCTAATATGAGGAGCAATTTCCGCAAATTTACCGTTTTTAATGCCTATATCGAGTAGCTCGACAACATCAGCATGAGGACGAACAACTCGCACATTTTTGATAATTTTATCTAGTAAAGGAGGTTCAGACACAGTAGACCCCACACTAAAATGAGTATGTAAGCTTAAGTTCTGGTTAAACCAGGAATTTCAACATAGTACCGGAACCTCAGCTAAAACCCATTATTATGTAACAGTTTTTTATTCAATCATCTTGAGGATAGAAACAATGGAAACTTTTAATGAGTATCATCTTGACCCAAAACAATTTCCTTTTCTCAAAGGTCTTCAAGATGAATGGGAAGTAATTAGAGATGAGTTTACTAGCTTTATTCAGCAAGTATCGCCTGAAGAGTTAAAATTTGCTTACGATGTTTTAGGCCCTAAAAGTAAAACTATTAAAACTAAAGGTGATTCAAAATATAGTGCATTTGGCATTTTATTCCAAGGGTTATTTATTGAAGAATATATTCAATTACATCAAATACAATATTCAGATTATGGAACAGATGAAGCCTCAGCAAAAGCACTTGCCCTAAGAAAGAAATATTTTACAAATCTAGCTGGTGCTATAGATAAAGTAAACTTTGGCAATGAAGATATTCTCAGAAATGTTTATTTCGGCACATTTCATCCTGGCTTAGATATTAAGCTCCATGTCAACTATAACCCACACACAAATCGCGGATATTTAGGATTAATTGTGCCAGAGGGTGATATTGCTATGAAAATTTGCCATGAACAACTTTATTGGCACGAAGGAAAATTCCTAATTTTAGATCACAGCTATCCACACTGTCCCCACAATTATACTAGTTACGATAGAACTGTTTTGGTTGTAGACTTTTTTAAACCAGAGAAACCTAGAGAGGAAGTAATAGGATTTGAACAAGAGCAAGTAACAGAACGTATGCAAGATAATCCTTACAGCTTAGGTGTGTTTGGTAAAAGTGATAAAGCTAACCAGGAAGATTTTATCAAGTATGGTTT encodes:
- a CDS encoding aspartyl/asparaginyl beta-hydroxylase domain-containing protein is translated as METFNEYHLDPKQFPFLKGLQDEWEVIRDEFTSFIQQVSPEELKFAYDVLGPKSKTIKTKGDSKYSAFGILFQGLFIEEYIQLHQIQYSDYGTDEASAKALALRKKYFTNLAGAIDKVNFGNEDILRNVYFGTFHPGLDIKLHVNYNPHTNRGYLGLIVPEGDIAMKICHEQLYWHEGKFLILDHSYPHCPHNYTSYDRTVLVVDFFKPEKPREEVIGFEQEQVTERMQDNPYSLGVFGKSDKANQEDFIKYGLAHQLEWDKAL